TGGCTTCGGCCAGGCGATCGGTGATCTCTTCGATACTGCCTAGTCCGTCCACATCGTGGAGCTTTCCTTGAGCGGCGTAGTATTCTTTTACGGGTGCCGTATCGCGGTTGTAGACCGAGATGCGGTTTCCGATGATCTCTTGGTTTTGGTCGTCGGCTCGTCCGCTGGTTTTTCCGCGTTCGAGCAATCGATCGATCAATTCCTGATCCGGCACAGCGAGGGCCAGCATGCAGGTGATCTCAGTGCCTTTAAGTTCGAGCAGCACATCGAGCGCTTTGGCTTGAGCCTGCGTACGCGGGAATCCATCGAAAATGAATCCGGCCCCGTGCTTGTGCTCCTCGATCCGATGGCTGATCATACCGATCACCACTTCATCGAGCACAAGCTCGCCGCGATCCATCAGTTTCTTGGCCTCCATTCCGAGTTCCGTTCCGGCCTTGATCTCTCCGCGCAAAATATCGCCGGTGCTCAAATGCACCAGTCCGTATTTGTCGATCAAGTTCTGTGATTGGGTTCCTTTTCCGGCCCCGGGAGGACCAAACAGTACTATATTCAGCATGTCTATCGCTTTATTCCTCAATTACATAAACGTGCGGCAAGTGACGACCAAGTCCGTCGTAATCCAATCCGTACCCCACGATGAATTCATTTCCTATCTCGCGGCCGATGAAATTGACCGGAATATCTTGTTTGTACGCTTCCGGCTTGTAAAACAGCGTGGCGACCTTTAAGGACTCCGGGTCGTGACCTTCAAATATGTTGTGCAAGGCCACCATGGTGTTTCCCGTATCGACGATGTCTTCGATAAGCACCACCGGGCGGTCCTTCACGCGATCGCTAAGCCCGATCACCTCAGTCACCTTTCCGGTGCTTTCCATTCCAACATACGAGCGCACCTTCACGAAGCTCACGTCGCATTTACCCGGGTAATGCCTGAGTAGGTCGGCCATGAACATGAAGGCACCATTGAGGACACCAACGAATAAGGGCACCTTCTCGCCGTAGGCGGAATACAACTCTTCGGCCACTCGCTTGACCTCTGTTTCGATCTCTTCGGCGGTGATGAATGGCCGAAAATGCTTGCCGTGTAATTCGATGGATTCCATGTTGGGCTCGGATTTTTGCGAAAATACGAAATGTTTCGGCCTATCTTTGCCTCAAATTCTGCGGTATGAAAGACCTTTTCTCCACTTCGTTCACCCTTGGCGTCCTCGGCGGCGGTCAACTCGGCAAAATGATGCTCACCGAAACGCGCAAATATGACTTGCGCACGAAGGTGATGGATCCCTCGCCCGAAGCGCCGTGCCGTATTGGAAGCAATGAATTCGAAGTGGGTGACCTCAAGGACGAAGCGCGGGTGCTCGAGTTCGCCAAAAACGTGGATGTGCTCACGATCGAGATCGAACACGTGAGTACCGAAGCCCTCCGCAAGATCAAAGCCTCGGGCACTCCGGTACACCCCGATCCCGAAGTGCTGGCGATCATTCAGGACAAGGGCACGCAGAAAGATTTTTACAGCGAAAAGGGGATACCGACCGCGCCCTTTGAGCTCGTGAATACCCGCGAGGAGGCGTTGAGCGCTATTCGAAGCGGTCGCTGGAATTTGCCCTGTGTTTGGAAGAGTCGCACCGGCGGCTACGACGGATTTGGGGTGAGCGTCCTACGGACTGATGCAGACCTTGCGAACATCGGTGATGGTCCCGGATTGCTTGAGGAGATGGTTCCCTTTGAGATGGAATTGGCCGTGGTGGTCGCTCGAAATCCGAGCGGCGAGGTCAAGAGTTATCCTGTCGTTGAAATGGAATTCCACCCGACGGCCAACCAAGTCGAATACGTGTTGGCGCCTGCGCGTGTTTTTGATGAGGTAGCGGAAAAGGCCCGCGCCCTGGCCCAACGCACGGCGTCCGAACTCGGTATTTGCGGCTTGCTCGCCGTGGAGTTGTTCCTGACTAAGGAAGGGGATATTTTGGTGAATGAAGTAGCACCGCGTCCCCACAACAGTGGACACTGGACCATTGAAGGAGCGTATACCTCGCAATTTGAGCAGCATATTCGCGGCATCTTGAACCTGCCTTTGGGCAGCACCGAACTCAAGGCTCCGGCCGTGATGGTGAACCTCGTAGGTGCGGAAGGACACAATGGCCCGGTGCGTTACGAAGGCATTGGCGATGTGCTGCACATGGAGGGCGCGTACCCACATATTTACGGCAAAAAGGATATGCGTCCGTTCCGCAAAATGGGCCACGTGACCGTGATAGCCCCCGAAATGGCCGATGCACGCAAAAAAGCCGAAGAAGTTAAAGGCGCTATCCAGGTGATCTCACATTAATTATGTAAATTGCGTTATGCATTTAGCATAATGAACGAATCGAACAATCCATTTCCGGTATCGGGGTATCGTGGGCAGGCGTATTTCTGCGATCGCGAGAGCGAGATCGAAACCCTGCACGATCACCTCATCAACGAGCGAAACGTATTACTGTTCGGCTGGCGCCGGCTCGGAAAAACAGCCTTACTGCAGCGATTCTTCGAATTGCTCGAGCAAACGGGTTGGGAGACCCTATACATCGACCTCTTGATGACGCGTTCGGGCGCGGGTGCCCTGAACGTCATTGCCGACAGCATCCTTCGCACCTTCGGATCGGTCGGCGGCGGCCTATCGCCAGGTCTGGTAAAGCTGTTGAGCCGCATCGGGGCGCAGATCAGCTTCAATGCCCAAACGGGGCAGCCCAAAGTTTCTATGGGCCTACGGCCCGATGTGCCTGTCCGCTCCACTTTAGAGACTCTCGGAGACTACTTGACTTCCTTGGATAAAAAGATCGTGATCGCCCTCGACGAGTTTCAGCGCGTATCGGAATACGAAGATCTCGACGGCGAGGCCTGGTTTCGCTCCCGGGCCCAGAGTTATCCGAACATCCGTTTCATCTACTGCGGCAGTCACCGCGGGGTACTCGAGAGCATGTTCCTCGAAAAGAACAGACCCTTTTACCGATCTACCCAAAACATTTCCCTGGAACCCATAGAACGTGAAGTATATACCCGCTTTATATCTGCCCAATTCGCCAAAGGCTCTGTAGCTGTGGCTGATGCTGTAGCTATGGCCATCTACGATTGGGCCCAGGGCCAGACGTACGCCGTACAGTTACAGTGTAACAAATTATACGGCGCAGGGGTACATCCCGCCGTTGAGGCGGTAAATCAAATTCAGCGGGAAATACTGGATCAGGAAAAGTCCGTTTTTCAGCAAGTGGTGCGCCTGTTGACGGACAATCAGTGGAACTTGCTGAAGGCCATTGCGCTGTCGGGCGGAGTAAGATCGGTGTACGAATCGAGTTTCTTGCGCGAGAACGGGTTGGGCTCGCAGGCCTCGGTTCAGACCGCGTTAAAGAAGCTGCTGGAGCAGGAGATCGTTGTGCGGGATCGTGAAAATTACCGGGTGCACGACGTGTTGTTCGCGCGGTGGATTCAAAATCTGTAGCTTTGAAAAGTAAATAGACACACATGAAAGTAGCCATCATCATGGGATCGCAGAGCGACTTGCCGGTCATGCAAGACGCCGCGGATATTTTGAAGGAATTGGGCGTGGAATTCGAGATTGGGATCGTGAGCGCGCACCGCACGCCGGAGCGCATGTACGACTTCGCGAAAACGGCGCACGAACGCGGCATTGTGGCCATCATCGCCGGAGCGGGCGGAGCAGCCCATTTGCCCGGAATGGTGGCGAGTTTGAGTCCACTACCCGTGATCGGGGTACCGGTGAAATCGCGGAACAGCATCGACGGGTGGGATAGTGTGTTGAGCATTCTTCAAATGCCCGGAGGCGTGCCCGTGGCGACCGTTGCCTTGGACGGCGCCAAGAACGCCGGGATCCTGGCGGCTCAGATCGTGGGCACTCAAAACAAACAAGTTTTCAACAACCTCATGTCGTACAAGCAGCAGTTGAAAGACAAGGTGCTGCGGTCGGCCGAGGAATTAGAGGCAAAACATCGCGGTTAATTCACATTCAGGTAGCATGATTCCAGTAGCTTTGCACCCAACGAATTCGCTTTGGAATTTCGTATTTTCAACGAGTCGCGGATGAGGTTATGAGGTACAGGATTTTAGGTTTTCTATTAGCTATTGCACATCTGACTATAGGTCAGAGTATTGTGATTACCGAGGTATCTCAGGGAACCTCAGGAAACATGCAATTCATTGAGTTCTTGGTTACAGAGCATAACAGCTGCTCATTAGATCTTAGGGGTTATATTTTCGACGACAACAATGGCGACTTTGGATCCGGCAGCGGATATGGAATTACCACTGGAGCGGCACGATTCGACCCGAACAACACTTTTTGGAGCGAAGTACCTATAGGAACGAGTATTACAATTTATAACGACACTGATCCGCCACCGGGATTACCAGCAGATGACCTTTCATTGACCGATGGCAATTGTTCTTTGATTATTCCTATTTCTTCTGCTTTATTTGAGGGACATTCGTCGCAACCGGTTTCCACAGGCCCGAACACTTATGCTACCGGCGGTTGGGCTTCGGGTGCTAGTTGGGGTGATATTCAGATGGGAAATGATGACGACTCATTTCAGATTCGAGCCAATGGAAGTTCTTCTCCGATCCATGCCATCAGCTGGGGAAACAATGCAAGCAGTCCTAACGCCATTATCACGGTATCCGGAGGCGTAGGTGGCCAAACCGTGTATTTCACTAATAGCTTAGGCAATGGCGATTATTTTGACCAGAACAACTATTCTGTCGGCAGTGCCGCAGCAGATCAAACTCCAGGAATGCCGAATAGTGTAAATCACGCAGCCTTGCTTTCTACCATTTCCGGAACTTGCTCCAGCCCTTTGACTTTGAGTATTCCTACCTATAACCTACCGACATGTACAACAACTGGCGATGTTGCTTTGAGTGTTTCTGGAGGCCGAGCACCCTATGTAAATGCTACAACTATGCCGGGCGGAGCTCCAGTGAATAACGGAATCAACAACGTATTCATCGGCCTCACCCCAGGTGTTTACGAATTCACCGTTACAGATGTTAATGGTTGTACTGTAGAAACGACCATAGACCTGTTCGTTGATCCACCGATCATTTATACCGCAACAGCTTTCGCTTTGGGCACATGTTCTAATACATGTGATGCGAGCTATACGTTCATCGTTTCCGGTTCAACACCCAGTATGACCGTAACCTGGGATGGCCCCACGCCTGGCAGCTTAATAACCCCCGGTGGAAACATTACATTATCCAACTTATGCCCTGGCCCTTATTCCATTACCGTGACAGACGGAAATGGTTGTGACGAAGACCTACCATTTACTGCCACGGTAGGCACAAACGCCACGTTTTTAAACAATACAACACCGGGCTCAGCAACAACTCAAACCAGCGCTGACGGAAGTGTGGCCTTGGGGGTTTCAGGTGCGACAATGGGACAAACATATCAATACAGCTATCAGAGCCCACCAAACACCGGAACTATTACGACAACCTCAAGTAACCCGATCATCGGCCTTACAGCAGGGAACTACTCAGTAACTGTAACCACGGTACCAATGGGATGTACCGATGAGGGAACTTTTACTATCGGATATAGCCAAGTAAATGTATCTACACAGGTGGTTTTAGGCGGAACTACACTAAGCGCCCCGTATTGGGTATGCCCCGAAACAAATCCCTTGATCGAGATCTATTTGAATGGAGTAGAATTAGATGGTAGCTGGACCGTAAGTTTAGTGGCAACATCCTCAAATGGTGCAGTATCCAATGTCAATCAAGGATATCCGGCAGGAGTTAACGTGAATGATTATCCATACACCACCATAACGGGTACAGCAACTGATGGAAGCATTACGATTAATATTCCGCCCGTTGTGATCAATACCTACCAAAACCCTATTAGCAACTGGACGCCATTTGCTACCCCACTATGTCAAAACGCCGCTACTATTTCTGTATCAAGTCCTGTCGTTGACGGACCTAATTCATACAATGGAACTTTCGAATTGATTCAAAGTGTAGGGTCCGTAACACTTCAAGGGCCTGGGGTTTCATCGGTAAATATTGCCCCATCCACTTTAACAACTACGGGCGGGCACTTCCTCATTTTTACTTTCCAAGACAACGGATGTACCCTTAAAGACACCTTTAATTTCAACGTCGTAAATACCGCCGATTACTCTGTAGCAGACCCGAGTCCGTTTTGCGATAATGACAACACACCATACTCCCTTTTTAACGCTATTACATGGAACTCGCTATTTCCGGAAAACCAAAACTTACACGTTTTCACGTCTGCAAGTGCAGGAGTAAGCGGTTCTAATTTTATTCCTTCGACCGCTGGTGGAGGTACACACACCATTACCGTATCCTATACATTCAATGGTTGTACTGTTA
This Flavobacteriales bacterium DNA region includes the following protein-coding sequences:
- a CDS encoding 5-(carboxyamino)imidazole ribonucleotide synthase, with protein sequence MKDLFSTSFTLGVLGGGQLGKMMLTETRKYDLRTKVMDPSPEAPCRIGSNEFEVGDLKDEARVLEFAKNVDVLTIEIEHVSTEALRKIKASGTPVHPDPEVLAIIQDKGTQKDFYSEKGIPTAPFELVNTREEALSAIRSGRWNLPCVWKSRTGGYDGFGVSVLRTDADLANIGDGPGLLEEMVPFEMELAVVVARNPSGEVKSYPVVEMEFHPTANQVEYVLAPARVFDEVAEKARALAQRTASELGICGLLAVELFLTKEGDILVNEVAPRPHNSGHWTIEGAYTSQFEQHIRGILNLPLGSTELKAPAVMVNLVGAEGHNGPVRYEGIGDVLHMEGAYPHIYGKKDMRPFRKMGHVTVIAPEMADARKKAEEVKGAIQVISH
- a CDS encoding ATP-binding protein → MRYAFSIMNESNNPFPVSGYRGQAYFCDRESEIETLHDHLINERNVLLFGWRRLGKTALLQRFFELLEQTGWETLYIDLLMTRSGAGALNVIADSILRTFGSVGGGLSPGLVKLLSRIGAQISFNAQTGQPKVSMGLRPDVPVRSTLETLGDYLTSLDKKIVIALDEFQRVSEYEDLDGEAWFRSRAQSYPNIRFIYCGSHRGVLESMFLEKNRPFYRSTQNISLEPIEREVYTRFISAQFAKGSVAVADAVAMAIYDWAQGQTYAVQLQCNKLYGAGVHPAVEAVNQIQREILDQEKSVFQQVVRLLTDNQWNLLKAIALSGGVRSVYESSFLRENGLGSQASVQTALKKLLEQEIVVRDRENYRVHDVLFARWIQNL
- the purE gene encoding 5-(carboxyamino)imidazole ribonucleotide mutase, with the protein product MKVAIIMGSQSDLPVMQDAADILKELGVEFEIGIVSAHRTPERMYDFAKTAHERGIVAIIAGAGGAAHLPGMVASLSPLPVIGVPVKSRNSIDGWDSVLSILQMPGGVPVATVALDGAKNAGILAAQIVGTQNKQVFNNLMSYKQQLKDKVLRSAEELEAKHRG